The following nucleotide sequence is from Tribolium castaneum strain GA2 chromosome 5, icTriCast1.1, whole genome shotgun sequence.
GCACTTTCCGTTTGATCAAAATCTACCTGAGCGAACGCGACATTCGCGAAGCTGTGTTGACAATATTGCGAGCCTGTGATTTGCCCACCGAATACGTCGACAAGATCCCCAAACCACCCCCTGAACCCAAAAAAGAAACCGTCAGAATCAACACCAGCAACATCGATTTTTCGAAAGTGAACGAAAACGACCCGATCTTTGGCCCCATTGTCATGCGCCAAAAAATCAACGAGGCCAAAGAAGCCCTCAAGTTACGCAACTGGCTGGTTAAGAACTACCAAAGTGCCTTAGAAAAACTCGAAGCCAATCGGCCTCTACGCGAGGAGGTCGACCGTTTGCGCAAAAAAATCGCCCAACAGTGGAAGCTGACCGACGTCCGCTGGGACTGCGGCTGGAATGTCACCCATTTTCGGGGCTGTCTGCAAAGCTTTATGTCTCTGGCTGAACAACATCCGGAAGTTATGCACGTTTTGAAGGGCCGCACGCTGGTGTTTGCACCCTTTACAGGGATCAGCCTAGAGGGGCACATCATGCTCAACAGTGGGGAAGTGCGGCACAATTGGCTTGATGTAAGTGAAAATTTGAATGTGGTTTTGAAAGTAATTCTTGACCACAGTTGATCAAAAACGTGAGAAAGCACGACAAAATCCTATTCCGAATTCCTGGTTTTGAAAAATCCGTCTCGCAAGTCTTGAGAGGGATCAAAGTTGGCAGGAGGTAAGAATTCTCATGTTTCACATATAAAatttagtcgtcagtttttctcagacTTTTGGTTATTATTGATTggatttgaattaatttaaaacgatttgttttttcagaaaatttatGCCGAAAGTTTTGGCGGGAGAATACGAGCGAAACCTGCAACAAATCACGACTTCTTTAAGTGACTATAGAGGAAGGCGGGGGTTCCCTAAGCAGTGGCCCCAGTCGTTAGAAGAATTTGAGATTGTTGTTGAAacgtatgaatttttttattttaatttaatcataaatgttttattattttagggAAGCTGGACCTTTGATGGTCTCTCCCACTGGTCAGTTTATAGTCCCGTCTTCCCTACCTGGATTTTTGTTAGTCAATTTTATCACAACCAATTTAGAACACGCCAAGGAAAAAATGACTGAATATAAAAAGTTTgtgaatgttttattttgattccCGTTAATTGTTTCTATTTCAGCGATAAATACATAGAGCGGTCTTTGCAAAAACAATGCATGGATGAATTCAAGTTATTTAATCTTAGGAAAGATGATAATATAACACCGGATTTAATGATTAAATGCTGTGAACGgctcttagaaaaaaaaattgatatagaACAATATCTAAACGgtatacatttaaacgtagcTACTTACTACTCTGTTCTTTCAGATGGAGTGGTTTGTATACCTTGGAATTGGAAATTGTGATAGTAGATGCGAAAAAAGACCAAAATTTTCACTTCTTctaggtaaaaaaatattaacttgtAAAATTATGTGATAAGAAATAAATCTATATTAAATACAAGTATTGGTTTATTTATCCCTGTGTCACAgccttttaatattttaataaattggttTGAATGCAATCACTAAAATCGCATTCTCAAAATTTCGGTGCCACCGGACTTGTAACCTAACCACTTGTCAAGTTTGTTTTGACATTTAGAGGTTATGTTGTTGGTGGAAGAATGTAAAATTCAGTAAAACACTctttaattaagcaaaaaactacaCATATTAGCGAGGCAcaagtaaaattttgtagtCAACACTTGCTGGAGTGCCTCACCATGGGCAAAAAAGACAAGAAGGGGCGTAAGCGCTACGAATCGAGCTCGGACTCCGAGTCCGTGGACAGTGAGGAAGAAGCTCGTCGTAAAGACCTGAAAGAACGTGACGAGTTCGCTAGTAGACTCAAAAAACGCGATGAAGCCAAAGTCCGCAACATTGTCCAGGCCTCAGACCGGCGCGCTTACGAGGAAGCCGCCAAGAGACTCAAACTGGAAACTGAAGACCGCGAAAAAATGATCCCCGCCTTGAGGGTGCAGTCAAGACGTAAATATTTAGAGAAAcgtaaagatgataaaatcgCGGAATTGGAGGAGGATATCGCTGACGATGAGTATTTGTTCGAGGAGGAGATGTGAGTTGGTGGAATGATTTTGCGGTAAATGCCAACCTGAGGTTTTAGATTAACAGAACGTGAGAAAAAGGAGCGCGACCGTAAGCGGGAATTGCTGCGGTTGGCACAGGAACATGAAAAAGCGCGTGAATTGGAAAGGGTGCAGCGGTACCACATGCCCAGGGATTTGGGCAAGGGGTCAACAGCGGACTATGTGGAAGTTGATGAGCTGGAAAAGGTGCCCCAGTCGGAGCAGAAGAAATGGGAGAAGGACCAAATGGCGTCGGCGGTCTTCAAGTTCGGGGCCAAGGATTCAGCCAAGAAGGACGAGTACGATTTGTTGCTGGAGGACCAGATTGACTTCATCCAAGTCTTGCAAATGCCAGGTCTCTATTTTTTATAGTATCTTATGATACTTCGTCCCAATAAATGGAACATTAATTGCGTCATGAGCCATGAAGTAACAAAATGATAAttcgtaaaaattaattctgaaaaaaaaatttcgtatctTACAAAAGCACAAAAAGCAGTAATAACGTTTCATTTGAGAGAAGGCTAATTAATTGAATATTAGCAAAAGTATGTAGTTTTGTTGGCTAAACGAAAAATTGAGGACTAgaatattttcataaaattattacggcaaaagaaaataatttactatTTGATGTCTCAcagaatttttattggaaGAAAATAGATAAAGAATCGTCCAAAATAAGTCAATTTCGGCTAGAATACGGCTTTTCAGCCACTTCTCAAAGAGTTTTCTCGTttctaagcaagaaattgtacAAAATGAATGGTTTTCGTCCGAACTAGTGCATACACCGTTCTTTTGAGCTAGAATAAGGCGTTTTCAATCTTCTTTTATgcgttgtttttttgtttttaagcaaagaaTCGCCAGAAATAAACCGTTTTCATCCAAATTATAACATAAATAGTTGTTTGTTTCCggctaaaataagccgttttcaaCCACTTCTcaaaaagttttctcgtttgtaagcaaaaaattgtacaaaatgaATCGTTTTCGTTCTAACTAGTGCATAAACCGTTCTTTTGAGC
It contains:
- the LOC100142438 gene encoding T-cell activation inhibitor, mitochondrial, whose protein sequence is MLHSLRHYGEVHQKLVTCVRHLTTTEVSTALRPFYFNVHPDLFGQYPSQRAINENSLKQLSSIIETLQAKRWTKPASLQFYLRDKKCEEGTFRLIKIYLSERDIREAVLTILRACDLPTEYVDKIPKPPPEPKKETVRINTSNIDFSKVNENDPIFGPIVMRQKINEAKEALKLRNWLVKNYQSALEKLEANRPLREEVDRLRKKIAQQWKLTDVRWDCGWNVTHFRGCLQSFMSLAEQHPEVMHVLKGRTLVFAPFTGISLEGHIMLNSGEVRHNWLDLIKNVRKHDKILFRIPGFEKSVSQVLRGIKVGRRKFMPKVLAGEYERNLQQITTSLSDYRGRRGFPKQWPQSLEEFEIVVETEAGPLMVSPTGQFIVPSSLPGFLLVNFITTNLEHAKEKMTEYKNDKYIERSLQKQCMDEFKLFNLRKDDNITPDLMIKCCERLLEKKIDIEQYLNGIHLNVATYYSVLSDGVVCIPWNWKL